One Lepus europaeus isolate LE1 chromosome X, mLepTim1.pri, whole genome shotgun sequence genomic window carries:
- the LONRF3 gene encoding LON peptidase N-terminal domain and RING finger protein 3 isoform X1 — protein MDSFQTEQMLSLPAEVSSSNLELAEPEERAASAARVDSGPNPEPATEGPASLPTREPEPEPSPRTSTPECKVLLKQADALASVGRLREALEVYRQLSERQQLVAEQLEQLVRCLAENVRQDEVLAPAPAPSEPSSAVAVEEAGAAAAAATEVWDGFKCRKCHGFLSDPVSLSCGHTFCKLCLERGRAADRRCALCGVKLSALMVATGRARGARRAGQQAPPPLRVNVVLSGLLGKLFPGPARASQLRHEGNRLYRERQVEAALLKYNEAVRLAPNDHLLYSNRSQIYFTLESHEDALHDAEIACKLRPMGFKAHFRKAQALATLGKVEEALREFLYCVSLDGKNKRARLEAQREYPELPHCSSREEAAAWGDGSSLMKPAKLRADSQQGDMQGEEEKGKEEQDAASPEAASVKTGKCQEKKRKHCQIEPQEDTEVPNKASKQDPPDQGPKPAFNIPLASFDASDLECSLCMRLFYEPVTTPCGHTFCLKCLERCLDHNAKCPLCKDGLAQCLASRKYSKNVIMEELIAKFLPEELKERRRLYEEEMEELSNLNKNVPIFVCTMAYPTVPCPLHIFEPCYRLMIRRCIETGTRQFGMCLGDPVKGFAEYGCILEIRNVQFFADGRSVVDSIGKRRFKVLHQGQRDGYNTADIEYIEDQKVQGEDCAELLGLHNCVYEQASSWFHSLKSSLKNRILSHFGPMPEKDADPQINPNGPAWCWWTLAVLPLESRAQLPFLAMRSLKDRLNGIRRVLAFISRNQN, from the exons ATGGATTCCTTTCAGACCGAACAGATGCTGAGCTTACCCGCCGAGGTCAGCAGCAGCAACTTAGAGCTGGCGGAACCGGAGGAGCGGGCAGCATCAGCGGCCCGCGTAGACAGCGGTCCCAACCCGGAGCCGGCTACCGAGGGCCCCGCATCTCTCCCGAcgcgggagccagagccagagccgtcTCCAAGGACCTCGACGCCGGAGTGCAAAGTCCTGCTCAAGCAGGCCGACGCCTTGGCGTCCGTGGGACGCCTCCGGGAAGCCCTCGAGGTGTACAGACAGCTTTCGGAGCGGCAGCAGCTGGTGGCCGAGCAGCTGGAACAGCTGGTGCGCTGCCTGGCTGAGAACGTCCGGCAAGATGAGGTGCTGGCGCCGGCGCCGGCACCCTCGGAACCGAGCAGCGCGGTGGCAGTGGAAGAGGCAGGGGCGGCAGCGGCTGCGGCCACCGAAGTGTGGGACGGCTTCAAGTGCCGGAAGTGTCACGGATTTCTTTCGGACCCCGTGTCCTTGTCGTGCGGCCACACCTTTTGTAAACTCTGCCTGGAACGTGGGCGGGCAGCCGACCGGCGCTGTGCGCTGTGCGGGGTCAAGCTCTCCGCGTTGATGGTGGCCACTGGGCGGGCGCGCGGGGCCAGGCGGGCCGGGCAGCAGGCACCGCCGCCCCTGCGGGTCAACGTCGTGCTCAGCGGCCTGCTCGGCAAGTTGTTCCCGGGCCCGGCGCGGGCGTCGCAACTCCGGCACGAGGGCAACCGGCTGTACCGCGAGCGCCAGGTGGAGGCGGCGCTGCTCAAGTACAATGAGGCAGTTAGGCTAG CTCCAAACGACCACTTGCTTTATAGCAATCGATCTCAAATTTATTTCACCTTGGAGTCTCATGAAGATGCATTGCATGATGCAGAAATAGCATGTAAACTCCGCCCAATGGGTTTTAAG GCACACTTCAGAAAAGCGCAAGCCTTGGCTACTCTAGGCAAAGTGGAGGAAGCTCTAAGGGAGTTTCTCTATTGTGTGTCCCTGGATGGCAAGAACAAAAGAGCAAGATTGGAAGCTCAAAGG GAATATCCCGAGCTCCCGCATTGCTCTAGTAGGGAAGAAGCAGCAGCCTGGGGAGATGGCAGCAGCCTGATGAAGCCAGCTAAATTAAGGGCAGACAGTCAACAAGGCGACATGCAAGGTGaggaagaaaaagggaaggaggagcaggATGCTGCCTCCCCAGAAGCTGCCTCCGTCAAGACTGGCAAATgccaggaaaagaaaaggaaacattgcCAAATTGAACCCCAAGAAGACACGGAGGTGCCTAATAAAGCCTCCAAGCAAG ATCCTCCTGATCAGGGGCCCAAACCTGCTTTCAATATTCCGCTTGCATCTTTTGACGCATCTGACCTTGAATGCTCCCTGTGTATGAG ATTATTCTATGAGCCAGTCACAACACCTTGTGGGCATACTTTTTGCTTAAAATGCCTTGAAAGATGCCTAGATCACAATGCCAAGTGTCCGTTGTGCAAAGATGGCCTTGCACAG TGCTTGGCATCAAGAAAATACAGCAAAAATGTAATAATGGAAGAGCTTATAGCTAAATTCCTTCCAGAAGAACTCAAGGAACGAAGGAGGCTTTAtgaagaagaaatggaagaactttccaa CTTAAATAAGAACGTGCCTATTTTCGTGTGTACCATGGCCTATCCCACTGTTCCTTGTCCCCTGCACATCTTTGAGCCTTGTTACCGCCTGATGATTCGTAGATGCATTGAGACAGGCACGAGACAGTTTGGCATGTGCCTTGGAGATCCTGTTAAAGG GTTTGCAGAATATGGCTGCATCCTAGAGATCAGAAATGTTCAGTTCTTTGCTGATGGACGTTCAGTGGTCGACAGCATAGGCAAGAGACGCTTCAAGGTGCTGCATCAGGGCCAGCGGGATGGCTACAACACAGCTGACATCGAATACATTGAAGACCAAAAG GTTCAGGGAGAAGATTGTGCTGAGCTCCTAGGATTACATAACTGTGTGTATGAGCAAGCGTCATCATGGTTTCATTCGCTCAAATCATCTCTAAAGAATCGGATACTCAGTCACTTTGGCCCAATGCCAGAGAAAGATGCTGATCCTCAG
- the LONRF3 gene encoding LON peptidase N-terminal domain and RING finger protein 3 isoform X2 produces MDSFQTEQMLSLPAEVSSSNLELAEPEERAASAARVDSGPNPEPATEGPASLPTREPEPEPSPRTSTPECKVLLKQADALASVGRLREALEVYRQLSERQQLVAEQLEQLVRCLAENVRQDEVLAPAPAPSEPSSAVAVEEAGAAAAAATEVWDGFKCRKCHGFLSDPVSLSCGHTFCKLCLERGRAADRRCALCGVKLSALMVATGRARGARRAGQQAPPPLRVNVVLSGLLGKLFPGPARASQLRHEGNRLYRERQVEAALLKYNEAVRLAPNDHLLYSNRSQIYFTLESHEDALHDAEIACKLRPMGFKAHFRKAQALATLGKVEEALREFLYCVSLDGKNKRARLEAQREYPELPHCSSREEAAAWGDGSSLMKPAKLRADSQQGDMQDPPDQGPKPAFNIPLASFDASDLECSLCMRLFYEPVTTPCGHTFCLKCLERCLDHNAKCPLCKDGLAQCLASRKYSKNVIMEELIAKFLPEELKERRRLYEEEMEELSNLNKNVPIFVCTMAYPTVPCPLHIFEPCYRLMIRRCIETGTRQFGMCLGDPVKGFAEYGCILEIRNVQFFADGRSVVDSIGKRRFKVLHQGQRDGYNTADIEYIEDQKVQGEDCAELLGLHNCVYEQASSWFHSLKSSLKNRILSHFGPMPEKDADPQINPNGPAWCWWTLAVLPLESRAQLPFLAMRSLKDRLNGIRRVLAFISRNQN; encoded by the exons ATGGATTCCTTTCAGACCGAACAGATGCTGAGCTTACCCGCCGAGGTCAGCAGCAGCAACTTAGAGCTGGCGGAACCGGAGGAGCGGGCAGCATCAGCGGCCCGCGTAGACAGCGGTCCCAACCCGGAGCCGGCTACCGAGGGCCCCGCATCTCTCCCGAcgcgggagccagagccagagccgtcTCCAAGGACCTCGACGCCGGAGTGCAAAGTCCTGCTCAAGCAGGCCGACGCCTTGGCGTCCGTGGGACGCCTCCGGGAAGCCCTCGAGGTGTACAGACAGCTTTCGGAGCGGCAGCAGCTGGTGGCCGAGCAGCTGGAACAGCTGGTGCGCTGCCTGGCTGAGAACGTCCGGCAAGATGAGGTGCTGGCGCCGGCGCCGGCACCCTCGGAACCGAGCAGCGCGGTGGCAGTGGAAGAGGCAGGGGCGGCAGCGGCTGCGGCCACCGAAGTGTGGGACGGCTTCAAGTGCCGGAAGTGTCACGGATTTCTTTCGGACCCCGTGTCCTTGTCGTGCGGCCACACCTTTTGTAAACTCTGCCTGGAACGTGGGCGGGCAGCCGACCGGCGCTGTGCGCTGTGCGGGGTCAAGCTCTCCGCGTTGATGGTGGCCACTGGGCGGGCGCGCGGGGCCAGGCGGGCCGGGCAGCAGGCACCGCCGCCCCTGCGGGTCAACGTCGTGCTCAGCGGCCTGCTCGGCAAGTTGTTCCCGGGCCCGGCGCGGGCGTCGCAACTCCGGCACGAGGGCAACCGGCTGTACCGCGAGCGCCAGGTGGAGGCGGCGCTGCTCAAGTACAATGAGGCAGTTAGGCTAG CTCCAAACGACCACTTGCTTTATAGCAATCGATCTCAAATTTATTTCACCTTGGAGTCTCATGAAGATGCATTGCATGATGCAGAAATAGCATGTAAACTCCGCCCAATGGGTTTTAAG GCACACTTCAGAAAAGCGCAAGCCTTGGCTACTCTAGGCAAAGTGGAGGAAGCTCTAAGGGAGTTTCTCTATTGTGTGTCCCTGGATGGCAAGAACAAAAGAGCAAGATTGGAAGCTCAAAGG GAATATCCCGAGCTCCCGCATTGCTCTAGTAGGGAAGAAGCAGCAGCCTGGGGAGATGGCAGCAGCCTGATGAAGCCAGCTAAATTAAGGGCAGACAGTCAACAAGGCGACATGCAAG ATCCTCCTGATCAGGGGCCCAAACCTGCTTTCAATATTCCGCTTGCATCTTTTGACGCATCTGACCTTGAATGCTCCCTGTGTATGAG ATTATTCTATGAGCCAGTCACAACACCTTGTGGGCATACTTTTTGCTTAAAATGCCTTGAAAGATGCCTAGATCACAATGCCAAGTGTCCGTTGTGCAAAGATGGCCTTGCACAG TGCTTGGCATCAAGAAAATACAGCAAAAATGTAATAATGGAAGAGCTTATAGCTAAATTCCTTCCAGAAGAACTCAAGGAACGAAGGAGGCTTTAtgaagaagaaatggaagaactttccaa CTTAAATAAGAACGTGCCTATTTTCGTGTGTACCATGGCCTATCCCACTGTTCCTTGTCCCCTGCACATCTTTGAGCCTTGTTACCGCCTGATGATTCGTAGATGCATTGAGACAGGCACGAGACAGTTTGGCATGTGCCTTGGAGATCCTGTTAAAGG GTTTGCAGAATATGGCTGCATCCTAGAGATCAGAAATGTTCAGTTCTTTGCTGATGGACGTTCAGTGGTCGACAGCATAGGCAAGAGACGCTTCAAGGTGCTGCATCAGGGCCAGCGGGATGGCTACAACACAGCTGACATCGAATACATTGAAGACCAAAAG GTTCAGGGAGAAGATTGTGCTGAGCTCCTAGGATTACATAACTGTGTGTATGAGCAAGCGTCATCATGGTTTCATTCGCTCAAATCATCTCTAAAGAATCGGATACTCAGTCACTTTGGCCCAATGCCAGAGAAAGATGCTGATCCTCAG